A window of the Streptomyces finlayi genome harbors these coding sequences:
- a CDS encoding type I polyketide synthase: MTENRIAVIGTALRLPGASDTAEFWQDIRAGVSHVRPFGPAEFAAAGVPEADYTAPDFVGASALLASVDGFDAGFFSMSGREATLTDPQQRLFLECCFHALEDGGYAEPDPAVRIGVYGSTGYRLYSLHSYLTANLADEVRSGDWMTRKQVQVGTYPDFAANRAAFRLGLTGPAVNVATACSSALVSVHLACQALRAGDADLMLAASAALHLPQITGHHRVKGSTLSPTGTVRAFDADADGTVGGNGVVAVLLKRLDRALADGDTVHAVILGSAVTNDGADKRGFVAPGVAGQRDAVLGALDAAGVAADSVGYVEAHGTGTLKGDPIEFAALTEAFRRDTDRTGFCALGSTKPAIGHLDSAAGLAGLVKAIEVLRHGVVPPLVNFTRPNPALAVDGSPFLLPDRERPWPLPGVRRAGVHSIGMGGTNAHVILEQAPAPPPPRPVATRTPRLLPLSGASHEGLVAYARAFRERLVRGPVPEPADLLVTAALGRRLLPHRLVVTSADPVAGLDAFLAGPTAEGANRSAYASGVAERVAEPVFLFSGQGGGRPGTAGALAARFPVVAATLADCARVYEEETGRGDFLARLVDGGGRAPWDTDFAQPALFALQVAQARLWEQLGVAPSRVAGHSVGEYAALCVAGALGTADGMRLLCRRGQLMQRGSAAGAMLAVFVPRGRVRELLAAVGGLELAVVNGPAHHVVAGPPSAVARARALLAARGEAYERVEVDRAFHTALLDPVLDALRAAAEKTELLPVRVEFVSGLDGAVRPPGWLPDAGYLVRQARRTADFGAVLATLGRTAPLVVELGPAATLTGMVRRALPDAVCVPTRSWEQAVARLHCAGVAVDWRALLDGCGGRRVPLPTYPFRHQSYWTGPPPVPVPPHAHRRTTEDRMTEHAVLDRVLERVRELTAHHLGHPPSEVGADRSFVALGADSLQLIGMVRQLEAEFGTTIALREILEEAGTPRLAAGLIAGRTAREAEPDPARLPTLAPSSPATSPAPATVQEETVYATRAEIQELSRQIERLAETQAAMLTQLSDAVALLGRSSGASDR, translated from the coding sequence GTGACGGAGAACCGCATCGCGGTGATCGGGACGGCGCTGAGACTCCCCGGAGCCAGTGACACCGCGGAGTTCTGGCAGGACATACGGGCCGGCGTCTCGCACGTACGCCCCTTCGGGCCGGCCGAGTTCGCCGCCGCCGGGGTCCCGGAGGCGGACTACACCGCGCCGGACTTCGTCGGGGCGAGCGCGCTCCTCGCATCGGTGGACGGGTTCGACGCCGGGTTCTTCTCGATGAGCGGCCGGGAGGCGACGCTCACCGATCCGCAGCAGCGGCTCTTTCTGGAGTGCTGCTTCCACGCACTGGAGGACGGCGGTTACGCCGAACCGGACCCCGCCGTCCGCATCGGGGTGTACGGGAGCACCGGATACCGCCTGTACTCGCTGCACAGCTATCTCACCGCGAACCTCGCCGACGAGGTCCGGTCGGGTGACTGGATGACGCGCAAACAGGTCCAGGTGGGCACCTACCCTGACTTCGCGGCCAACCGGGCCGCGTTCCGGCTCGGTCTCACGGGCCCCGCCGTCAATGTGGCGACGGCCTGTTCGAGCGCGCTGGTCTCCGTCCATCTGGCCTGCCAGGCGCTGCGCGCGGGCGACGCCGATCTCATGCTGGCCGCCTCCGCGGCCCTGCACTTACCGCAGATCACCGGGCATCACCGGGTGAAGGGTTCCACGCTCTCCCCCACAGGCACGGTCAGAGCCTTCGACGCGGACGCGGACGGCACCGTCGGCGGCAACGGGGTGGTGGCCGTCCTGCTGAAACGGCTGGACCGGGCGCTCGCCGACGGTGACACCGTGCACGCGGTGATCCTGGGCTCGGCCGTCACCAACGACGGTGCGGACAAACGGGGTTTCGTCGCACCGGGCGTCGCCGGACAGCGCGACGCGGTCCTGGGGGCGCTGGACGCGGCAGGGGTGGCCGCCGATTCCGTGGGTTACGTCGAGGCGCACGGCACGGGCACCCTCAAGGGCGACCCCATCGAGTTCGCCGCGCTCACCGAGGCGTTCCGCCGGGACACCGACCGGACGGGCTTCTGCGCACTGGGCTCCACGAAGCCCGCCATCGGTCACCTGGACAGTGCCGCGGGGCTCGCCGGACTGGTCAAGGCCATCGAGGTGCTGCGCCACGGAGTGGTGCCGCCGCTGGTGAACTTCACCCGGCCCAACCCCGCCCTGGCCGTCGACGGGAGCCCGTTCCTGCTGCCGGACCGTGAGCGTCCATGGCCGCTGCCGGGGGTGCGCCGGGCGGGGGTCCACTCCATCGGGATGGGCGGCACGAACGCGCACGTGATCCTGGAGCAGGCACCGGCCCCGCCGCCGCCCCGCCCGGTGGCCACCCGAACTCCGCGACTGCTTCCGCTGTCCGGTGCGAGCCATGAAGGGCTCGTGGCGTACGCCCGGGCCTTCCGTGAGCGGCTGGTGCGCGGGCCCGTGCCGGAGCCCGCCGATCTGCTGGTCACGGCGGCGCTCGGCAGGCGTCTGCTGCCCCACCGGCTGGTCGTGACCTCGGCGGACCCGGTGGCGGGCCTCGACGCGTTCCTGGCGGGGCCCACGGCGGAGGGGGCGAACAGGAGTGCGTACGCGAGCGGAGTGGCGGAGCGGGTGGCCGAGCCGGTCTTCCTCTTCAGCGGACAGGGCGGCGGGCGCCCGGGCACAGCGGGCGCCCTCGCGGCCCGCTTCCCCGTCGTCGCCGCGACCCTCGCCGACTGCGCCCGGGTGTACGAGGAGGAGACGGGCCGAGGTGACTTCCTGGCCCGTCTGGTCGACGGCGGCGGGCGCGCGCCCTGGGACACGGACTTCGCCCAGCCCGCCCTGTTCGCCCTCCAGGTCGCCCAGGCGCGGCTGTGGGAACAGCTCGGCGTCGCGCCCTCGCGGGTGGCCGGGCACAGCGTCGGGGAGTACGCGGCGCTGTGCGTGGCCGGGGCGCTGGGTACGGCGGACGGGATGCGGCTGCTGTGCCGGCGCGGGCAGCTGATGCAGCGGGGCTCAGCAGCCGGCGCGATGCTCGCGGTGTTCGTTCCGCGCGGGCGGGTGAGGGAACTGCTGGCCGCCGTAGGCGGCCTGGAGCTCGCCGTGGTCAACGGGCCCGCCCATCACGTGGTGGCCGGCCCGCCGTCGGCGGTCGCACGGGCGCGGGCACTGCTGGCGGCCCGGGGCGAGGCGTACGAGCGGGTGGAGGTGGACCGGGCCTTCCATACGGCGCTGCTCGACCCGGTCCTCGACGCGCTGCGGGCCGCCGCCGAGAAGACGGAACTACTGCCGGTTCGGGTGGAGTTCGTGAGCGGCCTGGACGGAGCCGTCCGCCCTCCGGGGTGGCTGCCGGACGCCGGATATCTGGTACGGCAGGCCCGGAGGACGGCTGATTTCGGCGCCGTACTCGCCACGCTCGGGAGGACCGCTCCCCTCGTGGTCGAGCTCGGGCCGGCCGCCACCCTGACCGGTATGGTGCGCCGCGCGCTCCCGGACGCCGTCTGCGTACCGACCCGGTCGTGGGAGCAGGCCGTGGCCCGGCTCCACTGCGCGGGCGTCGCGGTCGACTGGCGTGCGCTGCTCGACGGCTGTGGCGGGCGCCGGGTGCCGCTGCCGACGTACCCGTTCCGGCATCAGTCGTACTGGACCGGTCCGCCGCCGGTTCCGGTACCCCCGCACGCCCACCGACGCACGACGGAGGATCGCATGACCGAACACGCCGTACTGGACAGGGTGCTGGAGCGCGTACGGGAGCTCACGGCCCACCATCTGGGGCACCCGCCGTCGGAGGTCGGTGCCGACCGGTCGTTCGTCGCGCTGGGAGCGGATTCACTCCAGCTCATCGGGATGGTACGGCAGCTGGAGGCGGAGTTCGGTACGACGATCGCTCTACGGGAGATCCTGGAGGAGGCGGGGACACCACGCCTGGCGGCCGGGCTCATAGCCGGACGCACGGCAAGGGAGGCGGAGCCGGACCCGGCACGGTTGCCCACGCTCGCGCCGTCCTCGCCCGCGACTTCACCCGCGCCCGCCACGGTCCAGGAAGAAACCGTCTACGCCACGCGCGCCGAGATACAGGAACTGTCGCGTCAGATAGAGCGGTTGGCCGAGACCCAGGCCGCCATGCTCACCCAGCTCTCGGATGCCGTCGCCCTGCTCGGCCGCTCGTCCGGGGCGTCGGACCGATGA